A genomic segment from Marmota flaviventris isolate mMarFla1 chromosome 7, mMarFla1.hap1, whole genome shotgun sequence encodes:
- the Zbtb49 gene encoding zinc finger and BTB domain-containing protein 49 — MDPVAAHSCHLLQQLHEQRIQGLLCDCMLVVRGVCFKAHKNVLAAFSQYFRSLFQNSSSQKNDVFHLDVKNISGIGQILDFMYTSHLDLNPDNIQVMLDTAQCLQVQNVLDLCHTFLKSASEQPPGMPCNSTFSLQSTLAPDATCVMNENYPHLLQECPAGTQHAKVLDEPHPHAPSVSLHHSTGEMSKQAPSALDSSCSELPCKQPSYYYKLRDFYSKQYCKQTACPSQERGTEQPFAFTSPADLAAVDSQSCAISHSECLLESSEHLPSTFLAQLPSDSIPDPESDAPGQQPTKQMRLKKAIHLKKLNFLKSQKSAEQASEHKVDYGLTKRTESTRENMAEEASSRSTEEKESEDISSENFNCVSEMELSEAPSTLEDQSQSLHSQRQYACELCGKPFKHPSNLELHKRSHTGEKPFECNICGKHFSQAGNLQTHLRRHSGEKPYICEICGKRFAASGDVQRHIIIHSGEKPHLCDTCGRGFSNFSNLKEHKKTHTADKVFTCDQCGKSFNMQRKLVKHRVRHTGERPYSCSACGKCFGGSGDLRRHVRTHTGEKPYTCEICGKCFTRSAVLRRHRKMHCRADAESPGVLEELGRALETSDLERSQSSDSFSQDVSVALMPVSVKLPVHPVGNSTTEFDGQSAGSYCKLRSMIPLPGASAQEKLSLDAIKLAKPQAPQAQPQAYTYPDMDTPASSEPLQADSTAMVRSSLAALDNHCPDPLGGRASSAAYRNSEGQFFSSMTLWGLAMKTLQNENELDQ; from the exons ATGGACCCTGTTGCTGCCCACAGCTGCCATCTTCTCCAACAACTGCATGAGCAGCGCATTCAGGGCCTGCTTTGCGACTGCATGCTGGTGGTGAGAGGGGTCTGCTTCAAAGCACATAAGAACGTTCTGGCAGCCTTCAGCCAGTATTTCAG gagcCTCTTTCAGAATTCTTCAAGCCAGAAGAATGATGTTTTCCATTTGGATGTCAAAAACATCAGCGGCATAGGGCAGATCCTGGACTTCATGTACACCTCTCACCTAGACTTGAACCCAGACAATATTCAAGTAATGCTGGACACAGCTCAGTGTTTGCAAGTTCAGAACGTTCTGGATCTGtgccacacatttttaaaatcagcctctGAACAGCCACCTGGCATGCCTTGTAACAGTACATTCTCCCTGCAAAGCACTCTGGCCCCAGATGCCACCTGTGTTATGAATGAAAACTACCCTCATTTACTGCAAGAGTGTCCTGCAGGGACCCAGCATGCTAAGGTTTTGGATGAGCCGCATCCTCACGCTCCGTCAGTCAGTCTTCATCATTCCACAGGTGAAATGTCCAAACAAGCCCCCAGTGCTTTAGACAGCAGCTGCTCAGAGCTGCCTTGCAAACAGCCAAGTTACTATTACAAACTCAGAGACTTTTACAGTAAGCAGTACTGCAAACAGACCGCTTGTCCCAGCCAAGAGCGAGGAACCGAGCAGCCTTTCGCCTTCACTTCCCCTGCAGACCTCGCTGCAGTGGACAGCCAGTCTTGTGCTATCAGTCATTCTGAGTGTCTCCTGGAGTCTTCCGAGCACTTGCCTTCTACCTTCCTGGCCCAGCTGCCCAGTGACTCCATCCCAGACCCTGAGTCGGATGCCCCTGGCCAACAACCTACCAAACAGATGAGGCTCAAAAAGGCCATTCACCTAAAGAAACTCAATTTCCTAAAGTCCCAGAAATCGGCAGAGCAAGCATCTGAACACAAGGTGGATTATGGTTTAACAAAGAGGACGGAATCTACCCGTGAAAATATGGCAGAGGAAGCTAGCAGCCGAagtactgaagaaaaagaaagtgaagacaTCAGTTCTGAGAATTTTAATTGCGTTAGTGAGATGGAGCTGTCCGAAGCCCCCTCCACACTGGAAGATCAGTCCCAGAGTCTTCATTCACAGAGACAGTACGCATGTGAACTGTGCGGGAAACCTTTTAAACACCCAAGCAACTTGGAGCTGCACAAACGGTCTCATACAG gtGAGAAACCTTTTGAATGTAACATATGTGGGAAACATTTCTCTCAG GCAGGCAACCTGCAGACCCACTTACGCAGGCACTCTGGTGAAAAACCCTACATCTGCGAGATCTGCGGGAAGAG GTTTGCAGCCTCCGGTGATGTCCAGCGTCACATCATCATTCACTCGGGAGAAAAGCCACACTTGTGTGACACCTGTGGCCGAG GGTTCAGCAACTTCAGTAACTTGAAGGAGCACAAAAAGACGCACACGGCTGACAAGGTCTTCACTTGCGACCAGTGCGGGAAGTCCTTCAACATGCAGCGGAAGCTGGTGAAGCACAGGGTCCGGCACACCGGGGAGCGTCCCTACAGCTGCTCCGCCTGTG GGAAGTGTTTCGGGGGCTCCGGCGACCTGCGCAGGCATGTCCGCACGCACACCGGGGAGAAGCCCTACACGTGTGAGATCTGTGGCAAGTGCTTCACGCGCTCGGCCGTGCTGCGGCGGCACAGGAAGATGCACTGCCGGGCTGACGCCGAGAGCCCGGGCGTGCTGGAGGAGCTCGGCCGTGCCCTCGAGACCTCTGACCTGGAGAGGTCCCAGAGCTCCGACTCCTTCTCCCAGGACGTGTCAGTGGCGCTGATGCCAGTGTCCGTCAAACTCCCTGTCCACCCGGTGGGAAACTCCACAACGGAATTTGACGGCCAGTCTGCCGGCTCCTACTGCAAGTTACGCTCCATGATTCCCCTTCCTGGTGCCAGTGCCCAAGAGAAGCTGAGCTTGGACGCTATCAAGCTGGCCAAGCCCCAGgcgccccaggcccagccccaggcctaCACCTACCCAGACATGGACACTCCAGCCAGCAGCGAACCGCTGCAGGCCGACAGCACAGCCATGGTCCGCTCCTCTCTGGCTGCTTTGGACAATCACTGCCCTGATCCCCTGGGCGGCCGTGCGTCTTCCGCGGCTTATAGGAACTCAGAGGGGcagtttttctccagtatgaCACTCTGGGGGCTGGCGATGAAGACACTGCAGAATGAAAATGAGTTGGACCAATGA